A single region of the Streptomyces sp. NBC_00425 genome encodes:
- a CDS encoding ferredoxin, whose protein sequence is MKVVVDMNKCQDHGQCVFAAPDVFSMDDSGHLAYVPDPDDALREEVEEAADVCPLQAIRIEG, encoded by the coding sequence ATGAAGGTCGTCGTCGACATGAACAAGTGCCAGGACCACGGCCAGTGCGTCTTCGCCGCACCCGATGTCTTCTCCATGGACGACAGCGGCCACCTGGCCTACGTCCCCGACCCCGACGACGCGCTGCGCGAAGAGGTCGAGGAAGCCGCCGACGTGTGTCCGCTCCAGGCCATCCGTATCGAGGGCTGA
- a CDS encoding 3,4-dihydroxyphenylacetate 2,3-dioxygenase: MGEIVGAGLLAHVPTIVLPEETRLELNGGKEITLVTGLHQLRKDVFERDTANEYDTVVVLDSHWATTVEFVVTAQQRRAGLFTSEELPRGMCRMPYDFPGDPELAHNIEKFADKHGTWITAIEDEYLPIYYATTNLWKFLGEGLPDKRWVTIGVCQTGDMEDHLRLGRALADGIAATPGRRVLVIASGALSHTFWPLRELRDHESSDPVHIFTPEAREADYERIAWFKEGRHDKVLDTMPEFSKYRPEAKFFHYLMMAGALGEQACVAKARQYGEYENSIGTGQVHLWFDRPADGWTGAGLPAAPSAHNPHSRI; encoded by the coding sequence ATGGGTGAGATCGTCGGGGCGGGCCTCCTCGCCCACGTCCCCACCATCGTGCTGCCCGAGGAGACCCGGCTGGAGCTGAACGGGGGCAAGGAGATCACCCTCGTCACCGGCCTGCACCAGCTCCGCAAGGACGTCTTCGAGCGCGACACCGCCAACGAATACGACACCGTCGTCGTCCTGGACTCCCACTGGGCGACCACCGTCGAGTTCGTCGTCACAGCCCAGCAGCGCCGCGCCGGTCTGTTCACCTCCGAGGAGCTACCGCGCGGCATGTGCCGGATGCCGTACGACTTCCCCGGTGATCCTGAACTGGCCCACAACATCGAGAAGTTCGCCGACAAGCACGGGACCTGGATCACCGCGATCGAGGACGAGTACCTGCCGATCTACTACGCCACCACCAACCTCTGGAAGTTCCTGGGGGAGGGGCTGCCGGACAAGCGGTGGGTGACCATCGGGGTCTGTCAGACCGGGGACATGGAGGACCACCTGCGGCTGGGCCGGGCGCTGGCCGACGGGATCGCCGCCACCCCGGGCCGCCGGGTCCTGGTCATCGCCTCCGGTGCGCTGTCGCACACCTTCTGGCCGCTGCGCGAGCTGCGCGACCACGAGTCGAGCGACCCGGTGCACATCTTCACGCCCGAGGCGCGCGAGGCCGACTACGAGCGGATCGCCTGGTTCAAGGAGGGCCGCCACGACAAGGTCCTCGACACCATGCCGGAGTTCTCGAAGTACAGGCCCGAGGCGAAGTTCTTCCACTACCTGATGATGGCCGGTGCCCTCGGGGAACAGGCCTGCGTCGCCAAGGCCCGCCAGTACGGCGAGTACGAGAACTCCATCGGCACCGGCCAGGTCCACCTCTGGTTCGACCGCCCGGCCGACGGCTGGACCGGCGCCGGCCTGCCCGCCGCCCCCTCCGCGCACAACCCTCACAGCCGTATCTAG
- a CDS encoding APC family permease, whose protein sequence is MDSQTAVVTQTADDASMAGRLKPNSLGVLGILFFVLSAQAPLTGIAGAVPIAIAIGNGAGAPAAYLAAGVIVLLFSVGFVAMGRHVVDAGAFYTYIGKGLGRSAGSGSAAVALFSYCAVQACMYGLYGSIMSGLVEHHTGAHVAWWVWALVTMVIVQVLGASGIEMGAKILAVFVLAEFSVLIVFALVTLFQGGGPEGLGLTDSFSPSVALQGAPGVALMFAVASMFGFEATAIYGEEAREPRKTVPRATYLSVVVITGFFAFTSWMLISAHGASQATAEAGKALESGDAAAFVFAPIAAQFGGWVNDVLPILLATSLFAGLLAFHNSANRYLFSLGREGLLPQGLTAINRRHSPWVAGTVQTVIAVLLVVPFAVLGKDPVLTLFSWFSGVAVLGIMLLYFLTSVSVIVYFRRSGADTRLWNTLIAPVLGALGIAGAIWLIIANFTTLIGGDRTTALWLQATVPVVLILGVVAARLTRPRAETSD, encoded by the coding sequence GTGGACAGTCAGACCGCGGTCGTCACGCAGACTGCTGATGATGCATCCATGGCAGGCAGACTCAAGCCCAACTCTCTCGGTGTCCTCGGCATCCTCTTCTTCGTTCTCTCCGCCCAGGCGCCACTGACCGGCATCGCCGGCGCTGTGCCGATCGCCATCGCCATCGGCAATGGTGCAGGCGCTCCGGCCGCCTATCTCGCGGCCGGCGTCATCGTCCTGCTGTTTTCGGTCGGCTTCGTGGCCATGGGCCGCCACGTCGTGGACGCCGGCGCCTTCTACACCTACATCGGCAAGGGACTCGGCCGCTCGGCCGGCTCCGGCAGCGCCGCGGTCGCGCTCTTCTCCTACTGTGCCGTGCAGGCCTGCATGTACGGGCTGTACGGAAGCATCATGAGCGGCCTTGTCGAGCACCACACCGGTGCCCACGTGGCGTGGTGGGTCTGGGCCCTGGTCACCATGGTGATCGTCCAGGTGCTCGGCGCCTCGGGCATCGAGATGGGCGCGAAGATCCTCGCTGTCTTCGTGCTGGCGGAGTTCAGCGTCCTGATCGTCTTCGCCCTCGTGACGCTCTTCCAGGGCGGCGGCCCCGAGGGGCTCGGCCTCACGGACAGCTTTTCGCCGTCCGTCGCGCTCCAGGGTGCTCCCGGCGTGGCGCTGATGTTCGCCGTGGCGTCGATGTTCGGCTTCGAGGCCACCGCCATCTACGGCGAGGAGGCCCGTGAACCTCGCAAGACCGTTCCCCGGGCCACCTACCTGTCCGTCGTGGTGATCACCGGCTTCTTCGCCTTCACCTCGTGGATGCTCATCTCCGCGCACGGTGCGTCCCAGGCCACGGCCGAGGCGGGCAAGGCCCTGGAGAGCGGTGACGCCGCGGCCTTCGTCTTCGCGCCGATCGCCGCCCAGTTCGGCGGCTGGGTCAACGACGTGCTGCCGATCCTGCTGGCCACGTCCCTGTTCGCCGGCCTCCTGGCCTTCCACAACTCCGCCAACCGCTACCTGTTCTCTCTCGGCCGTGAAGGGCTCCTGCCGCAGGGCCTGACCGCCATCAACCGGCGTCACTCGCCCTGGGTGGCGGGCACCGTGCAGACCGTGATCGCGGTGCTGCTCGTGGTGCCCTTCGCGGTCCTGGGCAAGGACCCGGTGCTGACCCTCTTCTCCTGGTTCAGCGGAGTCGCGGTCCTGGGCATCATGCTGCTGTACTTCCTGACCTCGGTCTCGGTCATCGTGTACTTCCGCCGCTCCGGCGCCGACACCCGCCTCTGGAACACCCTGATCGCCCCCGTACTGGGCGCGCTCGGCATCGCGGGTGCCATCTGGCTCATCATCGCCAACTTCACGACGCTCATCGGCGGCGACCGGACCACGGCCCTATGGCTCCAGGCCACCGTTCCGGTGGTGCTGATCCTCGGCGTCGTCGCCGCCAGGCTGACGCGGCCCAGGGCAGAGACCAGCGACTGA
- a CDS encoding NAD(P)/FAD-dependent oxidoreductase — protein MTSRSARIVVAGASMAGLRAAEQLRAAGWTEAITLVGDEPHMPYNRPPLSKEVLAGKAPFESLAFRPRASVADAEWRLGVKIVATRLAENIVEFDDGEALSYDGLVVATGMRPRRLRCPGPLAGRHTVRTIDDAQGLRQALTRPGARVVVVGGGFIGCEVAATALALGAREVTVVDPLPLPMVGPLGELLARVLLKRHEERGVRFALGTGVTGFTGDDHVTGVALGDGTVLPADVVVESVGSVANTEWLDGNGLDLSDGVLTDEHLRAGGRPDVVAVGDVARFPNARYDGVPRRVEHWCIPTDTAKHAAKTLVAQLAGTSHGLSPFAPLPTFWSDQHDFRLQSFGAPVLGKEDVRVLDGDLDGDVVVGYHAGGRLAGVVALGGPAAVAAASRYRAELLEQPALTAKGLR, from the coding sequence ATGACTTCGCGGAGTGCACGCATCGTCGTGGCCGGCGCCTCCATGGCCGGCCTGCGCGCGGCCGAGCAGCTGCGGGCCGCCGGCTGGACCGAAGCCATCACCCTCGTCGGTGACGAGCCGCACATGCCCTACAACCGGCCGCCCCTGTCCAAGGAGGTCCTGGCCGGCAAGGCACCCTTCGAGTCACTCGCCTTCCGCCCGCGGGCGAGTGTGGCCGACGCGGAATGGCGGCTGGGCGTCAAGATCGTCGCCACCCGGCTCGCGGAGAACATCGTCGAGTTCGACGACGGCGAGGCACTCTCCTACGACGGTCTGGTCGTCGCCACCGGAATGCGGCCCCGGCGCCTGCGCTGCCCCGGCCCGCTCGCGGGCCGGCACACGGTCCGCACCATCGACGACGCGCAGGGTCTGCGGCAGGCCCTGACCAGGCCCGGAGCCCGCGTGGTCGTCGTCGGAGGCGGCTTCATCGGCTGCGAGGTCGCCGCCACCGCCCTCGCTCTGGGCGCCCGGGAGGTGACGGTCGTCGACCCGCTGCCCCTGCCGATGGTCGGCCCCCTCGGCGAGCTCCTCGCCAGGGTCCTGCTGAAGCGCCACGAGGAGCGCGGCGTGCGCTTCGCCCTCGGCACGGGCGTGACCGGCTTCACCGGCGACGACCACGTCACCGGCGTTGCCCTCGGCGACGGCACCGTCCTTCCCGCCGACGTGGTGGTCGAGTCGGTCGGGTCGGTCGCCAACACCGAGTGGCTGGACGGCAACGGCCTCGACCTGAGCGACGGCGTGCTCACCGACGAGCACCTGCGCGCCGGCGGACGGCCCGACGTGGTGGCCGTCGGCGACGTCGCCCGCTTCCCCAACGCCCGCTACGACGGCGTACCACGCCGTGTGGAGCACTGGTGCATCCCCACGGACACCGCCAAGCACGCCGCGAAGACCCTCGTCGCCCAGCTGGCCGGCACCAGCCACGGCCTGTCCCCGTTCGCGCCGCTGCCCACTTTCTGGAGCGACCAGCACGACTTCCGCCTGCAGTCCTTCGGCGCACCGGTACTCGGCAAGGAGGACGTACGCGTCCTGGACGGCGACCTCGACGGAGATGTCGTCGTCGGCTACCACGCCGGCGGCCGACTGGCCGGTGTCGTCGCCCTCGGCGGTCCGGCCGCGGTGGCCGCCGCCTCCCGATACCGCGCCGAACTGCTCGAGCAGCCCGCCCTCACCGCCAAAGGACTTCGCTGA
- a CDS encoding cytochrome P450, translated as MTVTTAGPASATEDLLPFRDPGFRADPYPYYARLRQEHPVYRHPVGLYVVSRYEDVARLIRNPTLSAQQLDFGPATPIHHTMLGKDAPDHTRLRRITNRWFTPKAVEEWSKVMRAAVEAVLDEAEKGDGTLDAADGLSLKCTFDTTCHIFGIEPTEMDTIQRKTYEIGLSLGPGCNDDEARATTEAFAWYAEHIRRLVADKRAHPGEGLIDAFIAAQDEGRMTEEEVVYTILLFFAVGHLDVKHLINHGIWLMTQQPGLFTDYRDEPEARPGIINEILRIDTPESMVVRLTTQDTAIGDTTVPAGEALALLIASANRDPEVFADPDTFDHTRPVAAGQHLAFGSGMHGCAGQILARAEADIVFSSIVNRFSGVELAGEPAYAHTEFLRTITRLPVRFL; from the coding sequence ATGACCGTCACCACGGCCGGACCCGCGTCCGCCACCGAGGATCTGCTGCCCTTCCGTGACCCAGGCTTCCGTGCGGACCCGTACCCGTACTACGCGCGGCTGCGGCAGGAGCACCCTGTCTACAGGCATCCGGTCGGCCTGTACGTCGTCTCCCGCTACGAGGACGTCGCCCGGCTGATCCGCAACCCCACCCTGAGCGCGCAACAGCTCGACTTCGGGCCGGCCACCCCGATCCACCACACCATGCTCGGCAAGGACGCCCCCGACCACACGCGGCTGCGGCGGATCACCAACCGCTGGTTCACACCCAAGGCGGTCGAGGAGTGGTCCAAGGTGATGCGTGCCGCCGTGGAGGCTGTGCTCGACGAGGCGGAGAAGGGCGACGGCACCCTGGACGCGGCCGACGGCCTCTCCCTGAAGTGCACCTTCGACACCACCTGTCACATCTTCGGCATCGAGCCGACCGAGATGGACACCATCCAGCGCAAGACCTACGAGATCGGGCTGAGCCTCGGCCCCGGCTGCAACGACGACGAGGCCCGCGCCACCACGGAGGCGTTCGCCTGGTACGCCGAGCACATCCGCCGGCTCGTGGCCGACAAACGAGCCCATCCCGGCGAGGGCCTGATCGACGCCTTCATCGCCGCGCAGGACGAGGGCAGGATGACCGAGGAAGAAGTCGTCTACACCATCCTGCTGTTCTTCGCCGTGGGCCACCTCGACGTCAAGCACCTGATCAACCACGGCATCTGGCTGATGACGCAGCAGCCCGGGCTGTTCACCGACTACCGGGACGAGCCGGAAGCACGGCCGGGCATCATCAACGAGATCCTGCGGATCGACACGCCCGAGTCGATGGTGGTGCGCCTGACCACGCAGGACACGGCCATCGGCGACACCACGGTACCGGCCGGAGAGGCGCTGGCCCTGCTCATCGCCTCGGCCAACCGCGACCCGGAGGTCTTCGCCGACCCCGACACCTTCGACCACACCCGGCCGGTCGCCGCCGGCCAGCACCTGGCCTTCGGCTCCGGCATGCACGGCTGCGCCGGCCAGATCCTGGCCCGCGCCGAGGCCGACATCGTCTTCAGCTCGATCGTCAACCGTTTCTCCGGTGTCGAGCTGGCCGGTGAACCCGCCTACGCCCACACCGAGTTCCTGCGCACGATCACCCGCCTCCCCGTCCGTTTCCTCTGA
- a CDS encoding ferredoxin — translation MKVEVDLKKCQDHGQCVYAAPGLFALDDDGRLSLRSRATDVYVADVDEDSAEELHEAAEVCPLQAITVHE, via the coding sequence ATGAAGGTCGAAGTCGACCTCAAGAAGTGCCAGGACCACGGCCAGTGCGTGTACGCGGCCCCCGGCCTGTTCGCGCTGGACGACGACGGACGCCTGTCCCTGCGGTCGAGGGCGACCGACGTCTACGTGGCCGACGTGGACGAGGACAGCGCCGAGGAACTGCACGAGGCCGCCGAGGTATGTCCGCTCCAGGCCATCACGGTGCACGAGTAG
- a CDS encoding TetR/AcrR family transcriptional regulator yields the protein MSDSSEKPPARPRKRVDYGTGREALLNAAVRVVARGGLRKLTYRAVAEEAGVTHGLVVHHFGSRDALIEAALEHAVRTSARTSSLEPGTGDIADFAAGLADMVTREPAMQMFQYELMLESRRRPELLPQIRALYEEYFEATERELSRSLPDGTSPALTRLVFAALEGLVLHQLVLDEPDVTEAALKELRSLLTRQRGGAE from the coding sequence ATGAGTGATTCCTCCGAGAAGCCCCCCGCCAGGCCCCGCAAGCGCGTGGACTACGGGACCGGCCGTGAGGCCCTGCTCAACGCGGCCGTGCGCGTGGTGGCCCGGGGAGGGCTGCGGAAGCTCACCTATCGTGCCGTCGCGGAGGAGGCGGGTGTCACGCACGGGCTCGTGGTGCACCACTTCGGTTCGCGGGACGCACTGATCGAGGCGGCCCTCGAGCACGCGGTACGCACCAGCGCGCGCACGAGCTCCCTGGAACCCGGCACGGGCGACATCGCGGACTTCGCGGCGGGACTGGCGGACATGGTCACCCGCGAGCCGGCCATGCAGATGTTCCAGTACGAGCTGATGCTCGAGTCCCGGCGCAGGCCCGAGCTGCTGCCGCAGATCCGCGCGCTGTACGAGGAGTACTTCGAGGCCACGGAGAGGGAGCTGTCCCGCAGCCTGCCCGACGGCACCAGCCCTGCCCTGACCCGGCTCGTGTTCGCCGCTCTGGAGGGTCTCGTACTGCACCAGCTGGTCCTCGACGAGCCGGACGTCACCGAGGCCGCGCTGAAGGAGCTGCGGTCACTGCTGACCCGGCAGCGTGGAGGCGCAGAGTAG
- a CDS encoding TIGR03619 family F420-dependent LLM class oxidoreductase codes for MLLVLSENWTLTGGRADLPTAVRWACEAEDAGFDAVMVSEHIVLGPDAGAAGVMGNPRDYALPGNQDPYTPWPNSLLLLASIASVTSRLRLAAAAVLAPLRHPLLLARELGTLDLLSEGRLVVQPTVSWSRDEYAALGVPFGKRGRLLDEHLQICAKAWGPSPVSHDGEHYPFQDVYFEPKAYRPDGPRLWFGGQGMHGPLLRRLVRYGHGFHPLGRPAPEDMRELGDALTGAGRDIADLEMIGGTQAVFPDDRSPADLGTALASIPEQLELGFTTFCIKPNQFIDDPNGIGTFCRDVMRRVERVTA; via the coding sequence ATGCTGCTCGTCCTGAGCGAGAACTGGACGCTGACCGGCGGCCGGGCGGACCTGCCCACCGCCGTACGGTGGGCCTGCGAGGCCGAGGACGCCGGCTTCGACGCGGTCATGGTCAGCGAACACATCGTGCTCGGACCGGACGCCGGGGCCGCCGGTGTCATGGGAAACCCCCGCGACTACGCCCTCCCGGGCAACCAGGACCCCTACACCCCCTGGCCGAACTCCCTGCTCCTGCTCGCCTCCATCGCCTCCGTCACCTCCCGCCTCCGGCTGGCCGCCGCGGCCGTCCTCGCACCGCTGCGCCACCCCCTGCTGCTCGCCCGCGAACTCGGCACCCTGGACCTGCTCAGCGAGGGCCGCCTCGTGGTGCAGCCCACGGTGAGCTGGAGCAGGGACGAGTACGCGGCCCTGGGCGTGCCGTTCGGAAAGCGCGGGCGGCTGCTGGACGAGCACCTTCAGATCTGTGCGAAGGCCTGGGGACCGTCCCCGGTCTCCCACGACGGCGAGCACTATCCCTTCCAGGACGTCTACTTCGAGCCCAAGGCCTACCGTCCTGACGGCCCGCGGCTGTGGTTCGGAGGACAGGGCATGCACGGCCCGCTGCTGCGGCGGCTCGTGCGGTACGGCCACGGCTTCCACCCGCTCGGACGACCCGCACCCGAAGACATGCGGGAGCTCGGGGACGCCTTGACCGGGGCAGGACGCGACATCGCCGACCTGGAGATGATCGGCGGCACCCAGGCCGTGTTCCCCGACGACCGCTCACCGGCCGACCTCGGCACCGCCCTTGCCTCCATTCCCGAGCAGCTGGAGCTCGGCTTCACCACCTTCTGCATCAAGCCGAACCAGTTCATCGACGACCCCAACGGCATCGGAACCTTCTGCCGGGACGTCATGCGGCGCGTGGAGAGGGTGACCGCGTAA
- a CDS encoding aldehyde dehydrogenase yields the protein MSEHTITVAGVAVDTRHWIGGERVASAQTFPDVSPIDGSTIGGISRGTAMEAAAAVAAAKAAFPAWAATSRAERARILHAIADGVEKRIEELSIVETTDNGALLRSHRRGVMPRVAHNFRFFADWLLKLEHEDFETRGHTNHVSWDPAGPSVLITPWNAPLMLATWKVAPALAAGNTVILKPAEWTPLTASLLADIATEAGLPAGVLNVVQGYGSEIGDALTSHPDVRRISFTGSVPTAKRIAESAAANLTPLSLELGGKSPLLVFADADLDLAVDLAVEQYDNAGQVCLAATRFLVEESVAEEFTRRFVEKAGQLTQGDPRGEATDIGPNIHPLQLEKIDGFVQRAVAAGARAVIGGHRKDGQYYAPTLLTAVAQDSEIVQEEVFGPVLTLQTFATEDEAVRLANDTRFGLAATLATGDPERAERVTAQLVAGTVWTNCFFVRDLQAPFGGSRHSGVGREGGTWSFDFYCDLKNTVTSPNGWNNHG from the coding sequence ATGAGCGAACACACCATCACCGTTGCCGGGGTCGCCGTCGACACCCGGCACTGGATCGGCGGCGAGCGCGTCGCCTCGGCACAGACGTTCCCGGACGTCTCGCCCATCGACGGCAGCACGATCGGCGGCATCTCCCGGGGCACGGCCATGGAGGCAGCCGCCGCCGTGGCCGCCGCGAAGGCCGCGTTCCCCGCCTGGGCGGCCACCTCCCGCGCGGAACGCGCACGCATCCTGCACGCCATCGCCGACGGGGTCGAGAAGCGGATCGAAGAGCTCTCCATCGTCGAGACCACCGACAACGGAGCCCTTCTGCGCTCCCACCGCCGGGGCGTCATGCCCCGCGTCGCCCACAACTTCCGCTTCTTCGCGGACTGGCTGCTGAAACTGGAGCACGAGGACTTCGAGACGCGCGGGCACACCAACCACGTCAGCTGGGACCCAGCGGGCCCCTCCGTGCTGATCACACCGTGGAACGCCCCGTTGATGCTGGCCACTTGGAAGGTCGCCCCGGCTCTCGCGGCCGGCAACACGGTGATCCTCAAGCCCGCCGAGTGGACCCCGCTGACTGCCTCCCTGCTGGCCGACATCGCCACCGAGGCCGGGCTCCCGGCAGGTGTGCTCAACGTCGTCCAGGGCTACGGCTCCGAGATCGGCGACGCGCTGACCTCGCATCCCGACGTGCGCCGGATCAGCTTCACCGGCTCCGTGCCCACGGCCAAGCGGATCGCGGAGTCGGCGGCCGCGAACCTCACGCCCTTGAGTCTCGAACTGGGGGGCAAGTCGCCGCTGTTGGTGTTCGCCGACGCGGACCTGGACCTGGCCGTCGACCTGGCGGTGGAGCAGTACGACAACGCCGGCCAGGTGTGCCTGGCTGCGACGCGCTTCCTGGTCGAGGAGTCGGTCGCCGAGGAGTTCACCCGCCGCTTCGTCGAGAAGGCCGGGCAGCTCACCCAGGGCGACCCGCGCGGCGAGGCTACCGACATCGGGCCGAACATCCACCCGCTCCAGCTGGAGAAGATCGACGGCTTCGTGCAGCGTGCCGTGGCGGCCGGTGCCCGCGCGGTCATCGGCGGCCACCGCAAGGACGGCCAGTACTACGCGCCGACCCTCCTGACCGCCGTCGCCCAGGACTCGGAGATCGTGCAGGAGGAGGTCTTCGGCCCGGTCCTGACCCTGCAGACCTTCGCCACCGAAGACGAAGCCGTCCGCCTCGCCAACGACACCCGCTTCGGGCTGGCTGCCACGCTCGCCACCGGTGACCCCGAGCGCGCCGAACGCGTCACCGCCCAGCTTGTCGCAGGCACGGTCTGGACCAACTGCTTCTTCGTCCGCGACCTGCAGGCGCCGTTCGGCGGCTCCCGCCACTCGGGCGTCGGCCGCGAGGGCGGCACCTGGAGCTTCGACTTCTACTGCGACCTCAAGAACACCGTGACCTCGCCGAACGGATGGAACAACCATGGGTGA
- a CDS encoding acetoacetate decarboxylase family protein: MNTVRGFFFPKTASGASSLVPSPPWLYSGDLLTVEYRTDPARVRELLPEPLELADEDPGAVALIWADWQSCSASGEELLDPVLSQYKEAFAVVRCKYRGQTYSRCVYIWVDKDFAIARGLHQGYPKKLGSIHQTRPHPYGPAPRIEAGARFGATLAAADRRLAQTTVTLREPSQTNGFVNAHPMAHHRWLPSIEKGKGLALDELIESGAASFEAGQAWRGDAELELFEAPTEELARLEIREPIAAYYRQVGVVWDGGRLLESGTSGAE; the protein is encoded by the coding sequence ATGAACACCGTCCGTGGATTCTTCTTCCCCAAGACGGCGAGCGGTGCCTCGTCGCTGGTCCCCTCACCGCCCTGGCTGTACTCCGGGGACCTGCTCACCGTCGAGTACCGCACCGACCCGGCGCGCGTGCGTGAACTGCTTCCCGAGCCACTGGAGCTCGCCGACGAGGACCCGGGCGCGGTGGCGCTGATCTGGGCCGACTGGCAGTCCTGCTCGGCGTCCGGCGAGGAACTGCTCGATCCCGTGCTCTCCCAGTACAAGGAGGCGTTCGCGGTCGTCCGCTGCAAGTACCGGGGCCAGACGTACTCGCGATGCGTCTACATCTGGGTCGACAAGGACTTCGCCATCGCCCGCGGCCTGCACCAGGGCTACCCGAAGAAGCTCGGCTCGATCCACCAGACCCGCCCGCACCCGTACGGCCCCGCGCCGCGCATCGAGGCGGGGGCCCGTTTCGGCGCCACGCTCGCCGCCGCCGACCGGCGCCTGGCCCAGACCACGGTCACCCTGCGCGAGCCGTCGCAGACGAACGGCTTCGTCAACGCCCACCCGATGGCCCACCACCGCTGGCTGCCCTCCATCGAGAAGGGCAAGGGCCTCGCTCTGGACGAGCTGATCGAGTCGGGCGCCGCGTCCTTCGAGGCGGGACAGGCCTGGCGCGGCGACGCCGAGCTGGAGCTGTTCGAGGCGCCCACCGAAGAACTGGCCCGCCTGGAGATCCGCGAGCCGATCGCCGCCTACTACCGCCAGGTCGGCGTCGTCTGGGACGGCGGCCGACTGCTGGAATCCGGCACCTCCGGCGCCGAGTAG
- a CDS encoding fumarylacetoacetate hydrolase family protein, with protein sequence MPEYRRILLDGAAVQVTVDGDELVAADGRRVKTEDAQHLPPVVPSKVIAVHLNHRSRVDEFDIDLPDTPTYFHKPTSALNSHKGAIVRPEGCKWLNYEGEVAIVIGKTARNISPAEAGEYIAGYTIANDYGLHDFRDTDAGSMLRVKGSDTLCPLGPGLVTDWDFHGKSLRTYVNGKVVQDGSTDEMKWDMHYLVADIARTITLYPGDVLLSGTPANSRPVQPGDVVEVEVEGLGRLTNHIVTGPTSIRTDVGAQPTESEEVLSTALGGDWEFRGIRPPKR encoded by the coding sequence ATGCCCGAATACCGCCGCATCCTCCTCGACGGCGCCGCCGTCCAGGTCACCGTCGACGGTGACGAACTCGTCGCCGCGGACGGCCGCCGCGTCAAGACCGAGGACGCCCAGCACCTCCCCCCGGTCGTCCCCTCCAAGGTCATCGCGGTCCATCTCAACCACCGCAGCCGTGTCGACGAGTTCGATATCGACCTCCCCGACACGCCCACCTACTTCCACAAGCCGACCTCGGCCCTCAACTCGCACAAGGGTGCCATCGTCCGCCCCGAGGGCTGCAAGTGGCTCAACTACGAGGGCGAGGTGGCCATCGTCATCGGAAAGACCGCGCGCAACATCTCCCCGGCCGAAGCGGGCGAGTACATCGCCGGATACACGATCGCCAACGACTACGGATTGCACGACTTCCGCGACACCGACGCCGGCTCCATGCTCCGGGTCAAGGGCTCCGACACGCTCTGCCCGCTCGGCCCCGGCCTGGTCACCGACTGGGACTTCCACGGCAAGAGCCTGCGCACCTACGTCAATGGAAAGGTGGTCCAGGACGGTTCGACCGACGAGATGAAGTGGGACATGCACTATCTCGTCGCCGACATCGCCCGCACCATCACCCTGTACCCCGGCGACGTCCTGCTGTCTGGCACCCCCGCCAACTCCCGCCCCGTACAGCCGGGCGACGTCGTCGAGGTCGAGGTCGAGGGCCTGGGCCGCCTCACCAACCACATCGTCACCGGCCCCACCTCCATCCGTACCGACGTCGGCGCCCAGCCCACCGAATCGGAGGAGGTGCTGTCCACCGCGCTCGGCGGCGACTGGGAGTTCCGCGGCATCCGTCCGCCGAAGCGATGA